The proteins below are encoded in one region of Mycobacterium botniense:
- a CDS encoding 4-(cytidine 5'-diphospho)-2-C-methyl-D-erythritol kinase, whose translation MPDGNTAAEWVPTGSVTVRVPGKVNLYLAVGDRRDDGYHELTTVFHAVSLFDEVTVRNSDLLTLDVCGEGVDEVPTDERNLAWQAAQLMGDHVGRAPDVSITIDKAIPVAGGMGGGSADAAAVLVAMNTLWELGVPRRDLHALAARLGSDVPFALHGGTAMGTGRGEELATVLARSTFHWVLALAERGLSTPAVFDELDRLRRIGSPPRLGEPGPVLAALAAGDPRQLAPLLGNDLQAAAVSLDPGLRHVLRAGMEAGALAGIVSGSGPTCAFLCVSASSAVDIGTQLSGAGVCRTVRVASGPVHGARVVPAPVSGV comes from the coding sequence ATGCCCGACGGAAACACCGCTGCGGAGTGGGTACCCACGGGATCGGTCACGGTCCGGGTGCCGGGAAAAGTCAACCTCTACCTGGCAGTCGGTGATCGCCGTGACGACGGCTATCACGAGCTGACGACGGTCTTCCATGCCGTCTCATTGTTCGACGAGGTGACGGTGCGCAACAGCGACCTGCTCACGCTCGACGTCTGCGGTGAAGGCGTCGACGAGGTGCCCACCGATGAGCGCAACCTCGCCTGGCAGGCGGCCCAGCTGATGGGCGACCATGTTGGGCGCGCACCGGACGTGTCGATCACGATCGACAAAGCGATCCCGGTGGCCGGCGGGATGGGCGGCGGCAGCGCCGACGCCGCGGCGGTCCTGGTGGCGATGAATACCCTCTGGGAACTGGGTGTGCCGCGGCGCGACTTGCATGCCTTGGCGGCCCGGCTGGGCAGCGACGTGCCGTTCGCCTTGCACGGCGGGACTGCCATGGGGACGGGTCGCGGCGAGGAACTGGCCACCGTGCTGGCTCGCAGCACCTTCCATTGGGTGCTGGCGCTCGCCGAGCGGGGGTTGTCCACACCGGCGGTGTTCGACGAGCTCGATCGGCTGCGGCGTATCGGCTCGCCACCTCGGCTCGGCGAACCCGGGCCGGTGTTGGCGGCCCTGGCGGCCGGCGATCCGCGGCAGCTGGCGCCGCTGCTGGGCAACGACTTACAAGCCGCGGCGGTCAGCCTGGACCCGGGATTACGGCATGTCTTGCGGGCCGGTATGGAGGCAGGCGCCCTGGCAGGCATCGTTTCCGGCTCCGGGCCAACGTGCGCATTCTTGTGCGTGTCGGCGAGTTCGGCGGTCGACATCGGCACACAGTTGTCCGGTGCCGGTGTCTGCCGTACCGTCCGCGTCGCCAGCGGGCCGGTGCATGGCGCCCGCGTCGTACCCGCTCCGGTCAGCGGAGTGTGA
- a CDS encoding 50S ribosomal protein L25/general stress protein Ctc — MAKPATSVTNQLSASVRTETGKGASRRARRNGKIPAVLYGHGADPQHLELPAHEFAAVLRRAGTNAVLTLDIEGKQQLALTKAIDIHPIRRTVQHADLQIVRRGEKVVVEVGVDIEGEAAPGTLVTQEAGTIEIEAEALSIPEQVTVSVEGAEPDTQFTAGQIPLPSGVRLVSDPDLLVVNVGYAPTAEQLEAEGAGAVPEAAPAAEEAEATEAATPESE, encoded by the coding sequence ATGGCAAAACCGGCGACTTCGGTAACCAACCAGCTCAGCGCGTCGGTGCGGACCGAGACCGGTAAAGGCGCTTCCCGGCGCGCCCGGCGCAACGGCAAGATCCCGGCAGTTCTCTATGGTCACGGCGCCGACCCTCAGCACCTGGAGCTGCCCGCACACGAATTCGCGGCTGTGCTGCGCCGGGCCGGCACCAACGCAGTGCTGACCCTCGATATTGAGGGTAAGCAGCAACTGGCGTTGACGAAGGCGATCGACATTCATCCGATCCGGCGCACCGTCCAGCACGCCGACCTGCAGATCGTGCGCCGCGGGGAAAAGGTCGTCGTCGAAGTCGGCGTCGACATCGAAGGTGAAGCCGCGCCTGGCACTCTGGTCACCCAGGAAGCCGGCACCATAGAAATCGAAGCCGAAGCGCTCTCCATCCCCGAGCAAGTGACCGTTTCGGTTGAGGGCGCTGAACCCGACACGCAGTTCACCGCGGGGCAGATTCCGCTGCCATCAGGGGTCAGGCTGGTGTCCGACCCGGACTTGCTCGTCGTCAACGTCGGCTATGCGCCGACCGCCGAGCAGCTCGAAGCCGAGGGGGCCGGAGCGGTGCCCGAAGCGGCGCCGGCAGCCGAGGAAGCCGAAGCAACCGAGGCCGCGACCCCCGAGTCCGAGTAG
- a CDS encoding LpqN/LpqT family lipoprotein, translating into MVSLTAWLVGCEPKTPDYQSIWTTTTTTASSTSTGTTTPVPFGQYLNNLGVAGEQVAPDTLTDLTVSMPTPPGWAKYSNPNVPPATEVIAKGGPYPNAMLSVFKLRGDFDAADAVKHGFDDAELAENFKRLDASTADFRGFPSAMIQGSYDLGGKRLHSWSRIVIATGAPPASQRYLVQLTITSLADQAYAQASDVEAIIAGFTVAAK; encoded by the coding sequence ATGGTTTCGCTGACAGCCTGGCTCGTCGGCTGCGAACCAAAAACTCCTGACTACCAATCGATCTGGACAACCACCACAACTACGGCATCTTCTACTTCAACGGGTACGACGACGCCGGTTCCCTTCGGACAGTACCTCAACAACCTCGGTGTGGCCGGAGAGCAGGTGGCACCGGACACGCTGACCGATCTGACCGTGTCGATGCCGACCCCGCCGGGCTGGGCCAAATACAGCAACCCCAACGTTCCGCCGGCTACCGAGGTCATCGCCAAGGGCGGTCCCTATCCGAATGCCATGCTGTCGGTGTTCAAGCTGCGCGGGGACTTCGACGCCGCCGACGCGGTTAAACACGGTTTCGACGACGCTGAACTGGCGGAGAACTTCAAGCGGCTGGACGCCTCTACGGCCGATTTCCGCGGCTTTCCGTCGGCGATGATCCAAGGCAGTTACGACCTGGGCGGTAAGCGATTGCACAGCTGGAGCCGGATCGTCATCGCTACCGGGGCGCCGCCGGCGAGCCAACGCTACCTGGTTCAACTGACGATCACCAGCCTGGCCGATCAGGCTTACGCCCAGGCTTCCGACGTCGAAGCGATCATCGCCGGGTTCACCGTCGCCGCCAAGTAG
- the pth gene encoding aminoacyl-tRNA hydrolase, producing the protein MAEPLLVVGLGNPGPHYAHTRHNLGFMVADLLAARLGSKFKVHKRSGAEVVTGRLGGRPVVLAKPRSYMNESGRHVLPLAKFYSVSPPDIIVIHDDLDLEFGRIRLKRGGGEGGHNGLRSVAAALGTKDFQRVRIGIGRPPGRKDPADFVLEPFTATERPEVPAICEQAADATELLIRLGLEPAQNHVHAW; encoded by the coding sequence ATGGCCGAACCGCTGTTAGTGGTCGGCCTGGGCAACCCGGGACCGCACTATGCGCACACCCGGCATAATCTGGGCTTCATGGTCGCCGACCTGCTTGCCGCGCGACTGGGTTCGAAATTCAAGGTGCACAAGCGTTCCGGCGCCGAGGTTGTCACCGGCCGGCTGGGCGGGCGCCCGGTGGTGCTGGCCAAGCCGCGCAGTTACATGAACGAATCCGGCCGCCACGTGCTACCGCTGGCGAAGTTCTACTCGGTGTCGCCACCCGATATCATCGTCATCCACGACGACCTGGATCTCGAGTTCGGGCGCATCCGGCTCAAACGCGGCGGCGGCGAGGGCGGTCACAACGGGCTACGGTCGGTGGCAGCTGCGTTGGGCACCAAAGACTTTCAGCGAGTGCGCATCGGGATCGGCCGCCCGCCCGGGCGTAAAGACCCAGCGGATTTCGTGTTGGAACCTTTCACCGCCACCGAGCGGCCCGAGGTACCTGCCATCTGCGAACAGGCCGCCGACGCGACCGAGCTGCTGATCCGGTTGGGGTTGGAGCCAGCCCAGAATCACGTCCACGCCTGGTAA
- a CDS encoding fatty acyl-AMP ligase, producing the protein MSRFTEKMFRNAHESPRGMVTGEPHNPVRHTWREVHERARRVAGGLAEAGIGHGDAVGVLVGAPVEIAPTAQGLWMRGASLTMLHQPTPRTDLASWAVDTTNVIDMIEAKAVIVSDPFMAAAPVLKQRGVTVLTVEQLLAADPIDPVDTDEDDLALMQLTSGSTGSPKAVLITHRNVYSNVEAMFVGVKYDLETDVMISWLPCFHDMGMIGFLTVPMYFGAELVKVTPMDFLRDTLLWAKLIDKYRGTFICGPNFAYSLFAKRLRKQAKPGQFDLSTLRIAMSGAEPVDPDDVEDLIDAGRPFGLRPEAIMPAYGMAETTLAVSFSPLGAGLIVDEVDADLLSALRRAVPATKGNTRRLASLGPVLDGIEARVVDEDGNVLPPRGVGVIELRGEPLTPGYITMGGFIPAQDEHGWYDTGDLGYLTEEGHIVVCGRVKDVIIMAGRNIYPTDIERAACRVDGVRPGCAVAVRLDAGHSRETFAVAVESNAFDNPAEVRRIEHEVAHEVLTEVDVRPRNVVVLGPGTIPKTPSGKLRRANSVTLVT; encoded by the coding sequence GTGAGCAGGTTTACCGAGAAGATGTTCCGCAACGCTCACGAGAGCCCACGCGGGATGGTCACCGGTGAACCGCATAATCCGGTCCGGCACACCTGGCGCGAAGTGCATGAGCGTGCGCGCAGGGTGGCTGGAGGGCTGGCCGAGGCCGGGATCGGCCACGGTGACGCGGTCGGCGTGCTGGTGGGTGCCCCGGTTGAGATCGCGCCGACGGCACAAGGGCTGTGGATGCGCGGAGCCAGTCTGACGATGCTGCACCAGCCGACGCCGCGCACCGACTTGGCCTCGTGGGCGGTCGACACCACCAACGTCATCGACATGATCGAGGCGAAAGCGGTGATCGTCTCCGATCCGTTCATGGCGGCCGCGCCCGTGCTGAAGCAGCGTGGTGTCACGGTGCTGACTGTCGAGCAGCTGCTGGCCGCCGATCCGATCGACCCCGTCGACACCGATGAGGATGACCTGGCACTGATGCAGTTGACGTCCGGTTCGACAGGTTCTCCGAAGGCTGTCCTGATCACCCACCGCAACGTGTACTCCAACGTCGAGGCCATGTTCGTCGGCGTGAAGTACGACCTCGAAACCGATGTGATGATCAGCTGGCTGCCCTGTTTCCACGACATGGGCATGATCGGCTTTTTGACCGTGCCGATGTACTTCGGTGCCGAGCTGGTGAAAGTCACGCCGATGGACTTCCTGCGTGACACGCTGCTGTGGGCCAAATTGATCGACAAGTACCGGGGCACATTCATTTGCGGCCCGAATTTTGCCTATTCGTTGTTCGCCAAGCGGCTGCGCAAACAAGCCAAACCGGGTCAGTTCGACTTGTCGACACTGCGGATTGCGATGTCGGGTGCCGAACCGGTGGACCCGGACGACGTCGAAGACTTGATCGACGCGGGTCGGCCTTTCGGGCTGCGGCCGGAAGCCATCATGCCGGCGTATGGCATGGCCGAAACCACGCTGGCAGTGTCGTTCTCGCCGCTCGGTGCCGGGTTGATCGTCGATGAAGTTGATGCTGACCTGCTGAGTGCGCTCCGCCGCGCGGTGCCCGCGACCAAGGGCAACACCCGTCGGCTGGCTTCGCTGGGGCCGGTGCTCGACGGCATTGAGGCGCGCGTTGTCGACGAGGACGGCAATGTGCTGCCGCCGCGCGGTGTTGGTGTGATCGAGTTACGCGGTGAGCCGTTGACCCCGGGCTACATCACGATGGGTGGGTTTATTCCGGCGCAGGATGAGCACGGCTGGTATGACACGGGCGACCTCGGTTATTTGACCGAGGAGGGACACATTGTGGTGTGCGGCCGTGTCAAAGACGTCATTATCATGGCCGGCCGCAACATTTACCCGACCGACATCGAACGCGCGGCGTGCCGCGTCGACGGTGTGCGTCCCGGCTGCGCGGTCGCGGTGCGGCTGGATGCCGGACACTCGCGTGAGACATTCGCCGTTGCGGTGGAGTCCAATGCTTTCGATAATCCCGCTGAAGTGCGTCGCATCGAACATGAAGTGGCGCATGAGGTGCTTACCGAGGTGGATGTGCGGCCACGCAACGTCGTGGTACTCGGACCGGGGACCATTCCCAAGACGCCGTCGGGCAAGCTGCGCCGAGCCAACTCCGTCACGCTGGTTACCTGA
- the arsC gene encoding arsenate reductase (glutaredoxin) (This arsenate reductase requires both glutathione and glutaredoxin to convert arsenate to arsenite, after which the efflux transporter formed by ArsA and ArsB can extrude the arsenite from the cell, providing resistance.): MARRVNNTVIYHNPKCNTSRKTLELLRDNGVEPTIIEYLKTPPSRDELLTMIRDAGIDTRTAVRRREPLYAELNLASATDDELLDAMVEHPILIERPFVVTRKGTRLARPAEVVRDIL, from the coding sequence ATGGCTCGAAGGGTGAACAACACCGTCATTTATCACAACCCCAAATGCAACACATCACGTAAAACCCTGGAGTTGCTGCGGGATAACGGAGTAGAACCCACGATCATCGAGTATCTAAAGACTCCACCGTCGCGTGACGAGTTGCTGACGATGATCCGCGACGCTGGCATCGACACGCGCACCGCGGTACGCAGGCGCGAACCGCTGTACGCCGAACTTAACCTGGCCAGCGCGACGGACGACGAGCTGCTCGACGCGATGGTCGAACACCCCATCCTCATCGAACGCCCCTTCGTCGTCACACGCAAAGGCACCCGGCTGGCCCGCCCGGCTGAGGTGGTGCGCGATATTCTGTGA
- a CDS encoding ribose-phosphate diphosphokinase translates to MSHDWTDNRKNLMLFAGRAHPELAEQVAKELNVHVTAQTARDFANGEIFVRYHESVRGCDAFVLQSHPEPLNKWLMEQLIMLDALKRGSAKRITAILPFYPYARQDKKHRGREPISARLVADLLKTAGADRIVTVDLHTDQIQGFFDGPVDHMRAQHLLTAYIKDNYSGHDMVVVSPDSGRVRIAEKWADSLGGVPLAFIHKTRDPRVPNQVKSNRVVGEVTGKTCILIDDMIDTGGTIAAAVPLLHDAGAGDVIVAATHGVLSNPAPQQLAQCGAREVIVTNTLPIGEDKRFPQLTVLSIAPLLASTIRAVFENGSVTGLFDGDA, encoded by the coding sequence CGATTGGACGGACAACCGCAAAAACCTGATGCTGTTCGCCGGCCGCGCTCATCCCGAGCTGGCCGAGCAGGTCGCTAAGGAGCTCAACGTCCACGTCACCGCCCAGACCGCCCGGGATTTCGCCAACGGCGAGATCTTCGTGCGCTACCACGAATCGGTGCGCGGCTGCGACGCGTTCGTGCTGCAATCACATCCCGAGCCGCTGAACAAGTGGTTGATGGAACAGCTGATCATGCTGGACGCGCTCAAACGCGGCAGCGCCAAACGGATCACCGCCATTTTGCCGTTCTATCCTTACGCCCGACAGGACAAGAAACACCGCGGGCGCGAACCGATCTCGGCGCGCCTTGTCGCCGACCTGCTCAAGACGGCGGGCGCTGACCGGATTGTGACCGTCGACCTGCACACCGATCAGATCCAAGGCTTTTTCGACGGACCAGTCGACCACATGCGCGCCCAGCACCTGCTGACCGCCTACATCAAGGACAACTATTCCGGCCACGACATGGTGGTGGTCTCCCCCGATTCCGGCCGGGTCCGCATCGCCGAGAAATGGGCCGACTCGCTGGGCGGTGTCCCCTTGGCTTTTATCCACAAGACCCGTGATCCCCGGGTCCCCAACCAGGTCAAATCCAACCGGGTCGTCGGCGAAGTCACCGGCAAGACATGCATCCTGATCGATGACATGATCGACACCGGCGGCACCATTGCCGCCGCGGTGCCACTGCTGCACGACGCCGGCGCCGGCGATGTGATCGTCGCGGCAACCCACGGCGTGCTCTCCAACCCTGCGCCGCAGCAGCTGGCTCAATGCGGTGCCCGCGAGGTCATCGTCACCAACACGCTACCGATCGGTGAGGATAAACGTTTCCCTCAGCTCACCGTCCTTTCCATCGCGCCGCTGCTGGCCAGTACGATTCGGGCGGTCTTCGAAAACGGTTCAGTGACAGGGTTATTCGACGGGGACGCATAG
- the rsmA gene encoding 16S rRNA (adenine(1518)-N(6)/adenine(1519)-N(6))-dimethyltransferase RsmA — translation MQCPSGCQLTIRLLGRSEIRRLAKELEFRPRKSLGQNFVHDANTVRRVVSASGVNRHDHVLEVGPGLGSLTLALLDRGATVSAVEIDPVLAAQLPKTIAEHSNSEIHRLTVLNRDILSVRRADLTHEPTAVVANLPYTVAVPALLHLLAELPSVRLAMVMVQAEVAERLAAEPGGKDYGAPSAKVRFYGRVRRCGTVPPTVFWPIPRVYSGLVRISRYENPPWPTDEAFRQRIFELVDIAFAQRRKTSRNAFAAWAGSGNESARRLLAASIDPARRGETLSIEEFVRLYRRSIDSGAGAGSDQDTPQRRTAPSQG, via the coding sequence GTGCAGTGCCCGAGTGGGTGCCAACTGACGATCCGTCTGCTTGGCCGGAGCGAAATCAGGCGCCTGGCCAAAGAACTCGAGTTCCGGCCTCGAAAATCGTTAGGTCAAAACTTCGTTCACGACGCCAACACCGTGCGCCGGGTAGTGTCGGCGTCGGGAGTCAACCGGCATGATCATGTCCTCGAGGTCGGGCCCGGCCTCGGGTCACTCACACTGGCACTGCTTGACCGTGGTGCCACGGTCAGTGCCGTCGAAATCGACCCGGTGCTGGCAGCTCAGTTGCCCAAAACTATTGCCGAGCATTCGAACAGCGAAATTCATCGGCTGACTGTGCTCAACCGCGATATTTTGTCCGTCCGGCGCGCGGACCTGACGCACGAGCCAACAGCTGTGGTGGCGAACTTGCCGTACACCGTGGCGGTTCCGGCGCTGCTGCATTTGCTCGCGGAACTTCCGTCCGTCCGCCTCGCAATGGTGATGGTGCAAGCGGAAGTCGCCGAACGACTTGCCGCCGAGCCGGGCGGCAAGGACTATGGCGCACCCAGCGCCAAAGTGCGGTTCTATGGCCGAGTTCGCCGGTGTGGCACGGTGCCGCCGACGGTTTTCTGGCCGATTCCGCGGGTCTATTCGGGGCTGGTGCGGATCAGCCGGTACGAAAACCCTCCGTGGCCTACTGATGAAGCCTTTCGCCAACGCATTTTCGAACTGGTGGATATCGCATTTGCCCAGCGGCGTAAGACATCCCGCAACGCCTTTGCGGCATGGGCCGGCTCCGGCAACGAGTCCGCTCGCCGGCTGCTCGCGGCCAGTATCGACCCCGCCCGGCGCGGTGAGACGCTGTCCATCGAAGAATTCGTGCGTCTGTACCGACGCTCGATCGACTCGGGTGCTGGCGCCGGCAGCGATCAGGACACACCGCAGCGGCGTACCGCACCCTCGCAAGGCTGA